A genomic stretch from Desulfotignum balticum DSM 7044 includes:
- a CDS encoding iron-containing alcohol dehydrogenase: MTARFRPKITLAETKVDWHHPTHIRFGPGRINELPEVCWQLGISAPLIVTDQGVSKLPFVKSIIRLNKEESIFTAVFSDIFSEPDFDTVKKGAEVLRQGRHDGIIAIGGGSALDAAKAISLAAAAGPSRIWAFTSGGPGHAVIHKTLIPIVAVPTTAGTGSEVDANAVIKDTISSRKISIFHPDLMPKVVIADPELTRGLIPFLTAATGMDALSHNIEALSSPVFHPVLDGVAMQGIFYIKEGLLPAFYSGRNIKARTYTMAASIMGAIAFDKGLGAGHAVSHAIGGMFKVHHGRVMGTLLPYVLMLNRARIKDKMSRAARYLDLPGQDFTAFVNWVTDLKIAMGMPANLKELGIRKQHIPDIAQKALEDANIHTNPVKMDPKKMKDLLAHALTG, encoded by the coding sequence ATGACTGCCCGTTTCAGGCCGAAGATCACCCTGGCGGAAACCAAGGTGGACTGGCACCATCCCACACATATCCGGTTCGGTCCCGGCCGAATTAATGAACTGCCGGAAGTGTGTTGGCAATTGGGCATATCTGCGCCTTTGATTGTCACGGATCAGGGGGTGTCAAAACTGCCGTTTGTGAAATCCATTATCCGGTTGAACAAAGAGGAAAGCATTTTCACGGCTGTTTTTTCAGATATTTTTTCCGAGCCGGATTTTGACACGGTGAAAAAAGGGGCGGAAGTGTTGCGGCAGGGCCGCCATGACGGTATCATCGCCATCGGCGGGGGCAGTGCCCTGGATGCGGCCAAAGCCATCTCTCTGGCTGCGGCCGCCGGCCCGTCTCGCATATGGGCGTTCACATCCGGCGGCCCAGGTCATGCTGTCATACACAAAACACTTATTCCCATTGTTGCAGTTCCCACCACTGCCGGCACCGGATCTGAGGTGGATGCCAATGCAGTGATCAAAGATACAATATCCAGCCGGAAAATCAGTATTTTTCATCCGGACCTTATGCCCAAAGTAGTGATTGCCGACCCGGAGCTGACCCGGGGGCTGATTCCCTTTCTGACAGCGGCCACGGGCATGGATGCCCTGTCCCACAATATCGAAGCCTTGAGCAGCCCGGTGTTTCACCCGGTCCTGGACGGGGTGGCCATGCAGGGCATTTTTTACATCAAAGAAGGCCTGCTGCCGGCTTTTTACAGCGGCAGAAACATCAAGGCCCGCACCTATACCATGGCCGCTTCCATCATGGGGGCCATTGCCTTTGACAAAGGCTTAGGGGCGGGTCATGCCGTGTCCCATGCCATCGGCGGCATGTTCAAGGTGCACCACGGCCGGGTGATGGGCACTCTTTTGCCCTATGTGCTCATGCTGAACCGCGCCAGAATAAAAGACAAAATGTCACGGGCTGCCAGGTATCTGGATCTGCCCGGCCAGGATTTTACCGCATTTGTAAACTGGGTGACTGATTTAAAGATAGCGATGGGCATGCCTGCAAATTTAAAGGAACTGGGCATCAGAAAGCAGCATATTCCAGATATCGCTCAAAAAGCGCTGGAAGATGCCAATATCCATACCAATCCGGTAAAAATGGATCCAAAAAAAATGAAAGACCTGCTGGCACATGCCCTGACGGGATAA
- a CDS encoding cobalamin B12-binding domain-containing protein — MPEELTMLLADLQEPEALAFVEKALEQGSDPLDLLTGAKEGMTTMGERFSDSDSFIPDLVFSGEILKRIVALLEPHLKTQSQFKKIGKVVMGTVKGDIHDIGKDLVVFMLDVSGFEVTDLGIDVPVQIFVDAVRETGSRVVGLSGFQNDH; from the coding sequence ATGCCTGAAGAACTTACGATGTTGTTGGCGGACTTGCAGGAGCCGGAGGCCCTGGCGTTTGTAGAAAAGGCCTTGGAACAGGGAAGCGATCCGTTGGACCTGTTGACGGGCGCCAAGGAAGGAATGACCACTATGGGCGAACGGTTCTCAGATTCAGATTCTTTCATCCCGGATCTGGTCTTTTCAGGAGAGATCCTCAAACGCATTGTCGCCCTGCTGGAACCCCATCTCAAGACTCAGTCCCAATTTAAGAAGATCGGGAAGGTCGTCATGGGGACCGTGAAGGGCGATATCCACGACATCGGGAAGGACCTGGTGGTCTTTATGCTGGATGTGAGCGGATTCGAGGTCACGGATCTGGGTATTGACGTGCCGGTTCAGATCTTTGTGGATGCGGTCAGGGAGACCGGCAGCCGGGTGGTTGGCCTGAGCGGATTTCAAAACGATCATTGA
- a CDS encoding chalcone isomerase family protein codes for MCKKLFLVAMTVLLLNGVAFSAPVAGVDIADSVSFDGTNYSLNGTGVRKKFVMKLYVGSLYTNQAFKDENEILDGPVSAVIRLDIISGLITSKLMAETVQEGFEKAMGGDSSSLQPQIDSFIGVFNEKIDKGDSFTFVGVPGQGLTAYKGEKELKVIKDDYFRKILFSIWLGNDPADKNLKKDMLGK; via the coding sequence ATGTGTAAAAAACTTTTTCTGGTAGCAATGACTGTTTTACTTCTGAATGGCGTTGCTTTCTCTGCACCTGTTGCTGGTGTTGATATTGCTGATTCTGTATCATTTGATGGTACAAATTACAGTTTGAACGGTACAGGGGTTAGAAAAAAATTTGTAATGAAACTGTATGTTGGATCGCTTTACACAAACCAAGCATTCAAGGATGAGAACGAAATTCTTGACGGCCCAGTTTCTGCTGTGATAAGGCTTGACATAATTTCTGGATTGATAACAAGCAAGCTTATGGCTGAAACAGTTCAGGAAGGGTTTGAAAAGGCAATGGGTGGAGATTCATCGTCTCTTCAACCGCAGATAGACAGTTTTATTGGAGTATTCAATGAAAAAATAGACAAAGGTGACTCTTTTACATTTGTTGGCGTACCCGGACAGGGATTAACTGCCTACAAGGGAGAAAAAGAGCTGAAAGTTATCAAAGATGACTATTTCAGAAAAATTCTTTTCAGCATCTGGCTCGGAAATGATCCGGCCGATAAAAACCTTAAAAAAGATATGTTGGGCAAATAG
- a CDS encoding ATP-binding protein — MEQQLLDFASDDALAGFRLHTLEVFNWGTFHKQVWRLDLDSRNSLLTGDIGSGKSTLVDAVTTLVVPAHRVAYNKAAGADTKERSLRSYVLGYYKSERSTTGHAAKSVSLRDHNSFSVILGVFKNAGYLQKVTLAQVFWIKEAQAPPERFYVVADEALSITGHFSGFGTDIGQLKKRLKKMKDVAVFDTFPKYGAAFRRRFGIDNEQALALFHQTVSMKSVGNLTDFVREHMLEPFDVTPRIDALLHHFDDLNRAHAAVLKAKQQIERLTPLVADCDTHTQLEKEVGQLRECREALAPFFAVHKKKLLKKRMAHLTDKQARLTREAQALESEHKEQMARRDDIRQAIAENGGDRLERLRADIKRFTDQKHKRQAQAQRYADLAQDLSFKPVHTRTDFDDNAAAIQDRQQTLRKKQADLLNLRTELSMTFRDLKTDHDELTKELASLSARKSNIHARQISIRQTLCRYLDMDETNLPFAGELIQVREDDAPWEGAAERLLHNFALSLLVPESHYRAVAAWVNNTFLQARLVYYLVRPAPQKKSVDLHPDSLVKKLAVKPDNKCYEWLEQELATRFNYACCTDMQRFQQEPWAITEKGQIKSGGRRHEKDDRRDLTDRSHYVLGWTNEAKIRTLKKQHRHLEQQMQTTGNDISRLESRQNTFEKQLSNLIRLGEFQDFSDLDWHASAEAILHLEAEKQELETRSDILQTLGMQLEALETEMNDTGKALKQARDNLAGNREKQNQTRHLADTCEQDLAGWAAMDPDQATALYRHLESLRINELPVHTLTIESCSNKEREMRELLQNRINNLDKRIATLAARIIRAMHGYRRDYQLETREVDDAVSSGPEYRAMLDQLRSDNLPEFEKRFKELLNENTIREVANFQSQLLREKETIKERIERINRSLSDIEYNPGRYIVLEAELTPDMEIRDFGQQLRACTEGALTGSEEDHYSEAKFLQVSRVIERFRGREGTVDLDRRWTKKVTDVRNWFVFAASERWKQDHTEYEHYTDSGGKSGGQKEKLAYTVLAASLAYQFGLEWGAIKSRTFRFVAIDEAFGRGSDDSTRYSLELFKKLNLQLLIVTPLQKIHIIEPYVSSVGLVYCPDGTESLLRNMSVEEYRDRRERTEP; from the coding sequence ATGGAACAGCAGCTTTTGGACTTTGCATCGGACGATGCCCTGGCCGGGTTCCGGCTTCACACCCTGGAAGTCTTTAACTGGGGTACGTTTCACAAACAGGTATGGCGCCTGGATCTGGACAGCCGCAACAGCCTGCTCACCGGCGATATCGGGTCCGGCAAATCCACCCTGGTGGATGCGGTGACCACCCTGGTGGTGCCGGCCCACCGGGTGGCCTACAACAAGGCGGCCGGGGCTGACACCAAAGAACGCAGCCTGCGCTCCTATGTCCTGGGATATTATAAATCAGAACGCAGCACCACGGGTCATGCGGCAAAATCGGTATCTTTGCGGGATCACAACAGTTTTTCCGTGATCCTGGGGGTGTTCAAAAACGCTGGCTATCTACAGAAAGTCACCCTGGCCCAGGTGTTCTGGATCAAAGAGGCCCAGGCTCCGCCGGAACGGTTCTATGTGGTGGCGGACGAGGCATTGTCCATTACCGGGCATTTCAGCGGGTTCGGCACGGACATCGGGCAGCTGAAAAAACGGCTGAAAAAAATGAAAGATGTGGCGGTGTTCGACACCTTCCCCAAATACGGAGCCGCATTCCGCAGGCGGTTCGGCATTGACAACGAACAGGCACTGGCCCTGTTTCACCAGACAGTGTCCATGAAATCCGTGGGCAACCTCACCGATTTTGTCAGGGAACACATGCTGGAACCTTTTGATGTCACCCCCCGCATCGATGCCCTGCTGCACCATTTTGACGACCTGAACCGTGCCCATGCCGCCGTGCTCAAGGCCAAACAGCAGATCGAGCGGTTAACCCCCCTGGTGGCGGACTGCGACACCCACACCCAGCTGGAGAAGGAGGTGGGACAGCTGCGGGAATGCCGGGAGGCGTTGGCCCCGTTTTTTGCCGTGCACAAGAAAAAACTGCTCAAAAAGCGGATGGCCCATTTAACTGACAAACAGGCCCGGCTGACACGGGAAGCACAGGCCCTGGAGAGCGAACACAAAGAACAGATGGCCCGGCGGGATGACATCCGGCAGGCCATTGCCGAAAACGGCGGCGACCGGCTGGAAAGGCTCCGGGCTGATATCAAGCGATTTACCGACCAGAAACACAAACGCCAGGCCCAGGCACAGCGGTATGCAGATCTGGCACAGGATTTGTCATTCAAACCCGTGCACACCCGGACGGATTTTGACGACAACGCCGCCGCCATTCAGGACCGGCAGCAGACCTTGAGAAAAAAACAAGCGGATCTTCTCAACCTGCGAACCGAGCTTTCCATGACGTTCCGGGATCTCAAAACAGACCATGACGAGCTGACAAAAGAACTGGCCTCCCTGTCCGCCCGCAAAAGCAACATCCACGCCCGGCAAATCAGTATCCGGCAGACATTGTGCCGCTATCTTGACATGGATGAAACCAACCTGCCCTTTGCCGGTGAACTGATCCAGGTCAGAGAAGATGATGCTCCCTGGGAAGGGGCCGCTGAACGGCTGCTGCACAATTTCGCCCTGTCCCTGCTGGTGCCGGAATCCCATTACCGGGCTGTGGCCGCCTGGGTGAATAACACCTTTCTGCAGGCAAGGCTCGTGTATTACCTGGTGAGACCGGCCCCCCAAAAAAAATCCGTTGACCTTCATCCGGATTCCCTGGTGAAAAAACTGGCCGTCAAGCCGGACAACAAATGTTACGAGTGGCTGGAACAGGAACTGGCCACACGGTTCAACTATGCCTGCTGCACGGATATGCAACGGTTCCAACAGGAACCCTGGGCCATTACGGAAAAAGGCCAGATCAAGTCCGGGGGACGGCGCCACGAAAAAGATGACCGCCGGGATCTCACAGACCGGTCCCATTATGTGCTGGGCTGGACCAATGAGGCCAAAATCCGCACATTGAAAAAACAGCACCGGCACCTGGAACAACAGATGCAGACCACCGGCAATGACATATCCCGGCTGGAATCCCGTCAGAACACCTTCGAAAAACAGCTGTCCAACCTGATCCGCCTGGGAGAATTCCAGGATTTTTCCGATTTGGACTGGCACGCGTCAGCCGAAGCGATCCTGCACCTGGAAGCGGAAAAACAGGAACTGGAAACCCGGTCCGATATCCTCCAGACCTTGGGGATGCAGCTGGAAGCCCTGGAAACAGAGATGAATGACACGGGAAAAGCCCTGAAACAGGCCCGGGACAACCTGGCCGGAAACCGGGAAAAACAGAACCAGACCCGGCACCTGGCAGACACCTGTGAACAGGATCTGGCCGGCTGGGCCGCCATGGACCCTGACCAGGCCACTGCTTTGTACCGGCATCTGGAATCTTTGCGCATAAACGAACTGCCTGTCCACACCCTGACCATTGAATCCTGCAGCAACAAGGAAAGAGAAATGCGGGAGCTTCTCCAGAACCGCATCAACAACCTGGACAAACGCATCGCTACCCTGGCGGCCCGGATCATCAGAGCCATGCACGGGTACCGCAGGGATTATCAACTGGAAACCAGGGAGGTGGATGATGCCGTGTCATCCGGTCCGGAATACCGGGCCATGCTGGATCAGCTGCGATCGGACAACCTGCCGGAATTTGAGAAACGGTTCAAGGAACTGCTCAATGAAAACACCATCCGGGAAGTGGCCAATTTCCAGTCCCAGCTGCTGCGGGAAAAAGAGACCATCAAAGAGCGTATCGAGCGCATCAACCGGTCCTTGTCCGACATCGAATACAACCCGGGCCGATACATTGTACTGGAGGCGGAACTCACGCCGGACATGGAGATCCGGGATTTTGGCCAGCAGCTGCGGGCCTGCACCGAAGGGGCGTTGACCGGATCTGAAGAGGACCATTACTCTGAAGCCAAATTCCTGCAGGTAAGCCGCGTGATCGAACGGTTCCGGGGCAGAGAGGGCACGGTGGACCTGGACCGGCGCTGGACCAAAAAAGTGACGGATGTGCGCAACTGGTTCGTGTTTGCCGCCTCGGAACGCTGGAAACAGGATCACACGGAATATGAGCATTACACCGATTCCGGGGGCAAATCAGGAGGGCAGAAGGAAAAACTGGCCTACACCGTGCTGGCCGCCAGCCTGGCCTACCAGTTCGGCCTGGAATGGGGGGCGATCAAATCCCGCACCTTCCGGTTCGTGGCCATTGACGAGGCATTCGGCCGGGGTTCGGACGACTCCACCCGGTACAGCCTGGAACTGTTCAAAAAACTCAACCTCCAGCTGCTCATCGTGACCCCGCTGCAAAAAATTCACATCATCGAGCCCTATGTATCGTCCGTGGGACTGGTGTACTGCCCGGACGGCACAGAATCACTGCTGCGCAACATGAGCGTGGAAGAATACCGGGACCGCCGGGAAAGGACAGAACCGTGA
- a CDS encoding DUF4194 domain-containing protein has product MDATQPYPSDISRPLVALMKGVVFRENDPALWHLLEEGQMAVRDYVRVMGLELMLDTAEGYAWLATREPEQGEDPLPRLVGRRQLSYPVSLIIALLRKKMAEQDAAGEDPRLILSVGEITDMVQVFLPASGNEARMMDRINTHLNKIADLGFIRRLKGEKDKIEVIRILKAFVDAQWLSELEDRLKQYQAHLEDDNDSGSADDSHTDPSGGSDMDVNIDSTPTGDRGGG; this is encoded by the coding sequence ATGGATGCAACACAACCTTATCCATCTGATATTTCCCGCCCCCTGGTGGCATTGATGAAGGGCGTGGTGTTCAGGGAAAACGATCCGGCCCTGTGGCACCTTCTGGAGGAGGGACAGATGGCCGTCCGTGACTATGTCCGGGTCATGGGCCTGGAACTGATGCTGGACACGGCCGAAGGGTATGCCTGGCTGGCCACCCGGGAACCGGAACAAGGGGAAGACCCCCTGCCCCGCCTGGTGGGAAGGCGACAGCTGTCTTATCCGGTGAGCCTGATCATCGCACTCTTACGCAAAAAAATGGCGGAACAGGATGCAGCCGGAGAAGACCCCCGCCTGATCCTGTCCGTGGGGGAGATCACGGACATGGTCCAGGTGTTTTTGCCGGCATCGGGCAACGAAGCCCGGATGATGGACCGGATCAACACCCACCTGAACAAGATCGCAGACTTAGGCTTTATCCGGCGGCTCAAGGGCGAAAAGGACAAAATCGAGGTGATCCGCATTCTCAAGGCGTTTGTGGATGCCCAGTGGCTCAGTGAACTGGAGGACCGGCTCAAACAATACCAGGCCCATCTGGAAGATGACAATGATTCCGGTTCGGCCGATGACAGTCACACAGATCCTTCGGGTGGCAGCGACATGGACGTAAACATTGATTCCACCCCCACCGGGGACCGGGGCGGTGGCTGA
- a CDS encoding ferritin-like domain-containing protein — MKKESKEARRERVIDVLNKARAMELQAIYQYMNQHYNLDDMDYGELAAKIKLIAVDEMRHAEMFAERVKELGGEPVTDHAGKIVKEQPVDKIFSFDSVLEDDTIDMYNQYLLVCRENGDSVSMKIFEDIIDEEQIHFNYFDNVRGHIEKLGETYLAKIAGTSSATGLGNSGFVVSGESA; from the coding sequence ATGAAAAAAGAATCAAAGGAAGCGCGAAGGGAAAGAGTGATCGATGTGCTCAACAAGGCCCGGGCAATGGAATTGCAGGCCATCTACCAGTACATGAATCAGCACTACAACCTGGATGACATGGACTACGGGGAACTGGCCGCAAAAATCAAGTTGATCGCCGTCGATGAAATGCGCCATGCCGAGATGTTTGCCGAACGTGTCAAGGAGCTGGGCGGGGAGCCGGTCACCGACCACGCCGGCAAGATTGTCAAGGAGCAGCCGGTGGACAAAATCTTTTCCTTCGATTCGGTTCTGGAGGACGATACCATCGACATGTACAACCAGTACCTGCTGGTTTGCCGCGAAAACGGCGACAGCGTCAGCATGAAGATCTTCGAGGACATCATCGACGAGGAGCAGATTCACTTCAACTATTTCGACAACGTGCGCGGCCACATCGAAAAACTGGGGGAGACCTACCTGGCCAAGATTGCCGGGACATCCTCCGCCACCGGCCTGGGAAACAGTGGATTCGTGGTCAGCGGAGAGAGCGCTTAG
- a CDS encoding ferredoxin--NADP reductase yields MPFIIQLTRRMWLTDTVFELAFTKPNRLTWLPGQHIRFDFAGADRDYTPVSLPGDPLIRICVRKTGQGRFSDHLSRCPEGERFKISGPHGHFLYHPGETLDVFVGTGTGVAPFVAYASSGVSGFILLQGAKTFDELIYRNLLEPNSRQYVPCISRAPDAGPVFHGRVTDFLKNRLPPDYYQFYLCGREEMIQDAMNIIDDKFSDAKVFFERFT; encoded by the coding sequence ATGCCTTTCATCATCCAACTGACCCGGCGGATGTGGCTGACAGACACCGTCTTTGAGCTTGCGTTCACAAAACCGAACAGGCTTACATGGCTGCCGGGTCAGCATATCCGGTTTGACTTTGCGGGCGCTGACAGGGATTACACGCCGGTTTCCCTGCCAGGCGATCCCTTGATCCGGATCTGTGTCAGGAAAACCGGCCAGGGCCGGTTCAGTGATCACCTGTCCCGGTGCCCGGAAGGCGAACGCTTTAAAATATCAGGCCCCCATGGTCATTTCCTTTACCACCCGGGTGAAACATTGGATGTTTTCGTGGGAACGGGCACGGGTGTGGCCCCGTTTGTTGCATATGCGTCATCCGGTGTCTCTGGATTCATTCTTCTTCAGGGTGCAAAGACTTTTGATGAATTGATTTACCGAAACCTGCTTGAGCCAAACAGCCGGCAATATGTACCCTGCATCAGCCGGGCCCCAGATGCGGGGCCGGTTTTTCATGGACGGGTGACGGATTTTCTCAAAAACCGGCTGCCCCCGGACTACTACCAGTTCTATTTGTGCGGCAGAGAAGAAATGATTCAGGATGCCATGAACATCATTGACGATAAATTTTCAGATGCAAAGGTGTTTTTCGAACGGTTCACCTGA
- a CDS encoding cob(I)yrinic acid a,c-diamide adenosyltransferase, whose protein sequence is MKIYTGTGDKGRTSLFSGERVLKSDLRMDACGGMDELNAFTGSIKAAWEITDPDLDRDIDQIQSWLLEAGAWLATTPDSPLTGSLNPFTDSPARHLESSMDRLSEQLPEIRQFILPQGHRSAAFAHMARTVCRRVERVVLSLCRQENPEQSVTEPMKNILVFLNRLSDYFFILARYLNHRHKVKETLWKHP, encoded by the coding sequence ATGAAGATTTACACAGGTACAGGAGACAAGGGCAGAACCAGCCTGTTCAGCGGAGAGCGTGTTTTAAAATCAGACCTTCGCATGGATGCCTGCGGCGGCATGGATGAATTGAACGCGTTTACCGGCAGCATCAAAGCCGCATGGGAAATCACCGATCCGGACCTGGACCGGGATATTGATCAGATCCAGTCCTGGCTTCTGGAGGCAGGTGCGTGGCTTGCCACCACACCGGATTCTCCTTTGACCGGTTCCCTGAATCCGTTCACCGATTCCCCTGCCCGACACCTGGAATCTTCGATGGACAGATTGTCGGAGCAGCTTCCCGAAATCCGACAGTTCATCCTGCCCCAGGGCCACCGGTCCGCTGCCTTCGCCCACATGGCGCGAACCGTCTGCAGAAGGGTCGAGCGGGTTGTTTTGTCTCTGTGCAGACAGGAAAACCCGGAACAATCCGTCACAGAGCCCATGAAAAACATCCTTGTTTTTCTGAACCGGCTGTCTGACTATTTCTTTATACTCGCCAGGTATCTGAATCACCGGCATAAAGTGAAAGAAACCTTGTGGAAACATCCATAA
- a CDS encoding DUF3322 domain-containing protein — protein sequence MTAAWTRIQDLKDRLEKKWRKGIFLAQRITPENFTPLRIPLKHPTARELAHDFAAARDWVAHWVFHESAPDRAGFDIEWHAFTHRSLGKNRLPAAVIFPTLADVVSFLGKTRQTERFHTLFHIITGRFPPLAGLLLDHPLTVLQHDKVWEKLLSILDFMTGHPRPGIYIRQLEIPGVDTKFIETHKAWLVKLLTCVLPETAVDEGIKGPAAFENRFGFLSRPTRVRFRFLDPDRSIMGLSDLEIPAHDFARLPVQPDTVFIVENDITALSFPFFPNALVIFGRGYSLSVLSEARWLTNKPVWYWGDLDTHGFAMIDMIRHYFPQTRSFLMDEDTLLSHPPLWGKEPSPINRDLPLLTPDEARVYDALRYHTHAPNLRLEQERISFTIVRRAVKDIQRI from the coding sequence GTGACCGCTGCCTGGACCCGGATCCAGGATCTCAAAGACCGGCTGGAAAAAAAATGGCGCAAAGGGATATTTCTGGCCCAGAGGATCACGCCGGAAAATTTCACCCCCCTGCGCATCCCGCTCAAACATCCCACAGCCCGGGAACTGGCCCATGATTTTGCCGCAGCCCGTGACTGGGTGGCCCACTGGGTCTTTCATGAAAGCGCCCCGGACCGGGCCGGATTTGATATTGAATGGCATGCATTCACCCACCGGAGTTTAGGAAAAAACCGGCTGCCGGCAGCGGTGATATTTCCCACCCTGGCCGATGTGGTATCTTTTCTGGGAAAAACCCGGCAAACTGAGCGATTTCACACCCTGTTTCATATCATCACGGGCCGGTTTCCCCCACTGGCCGGACTGCTGCTGGACCACCCGTTGACCGTGCTCCAGCATGACAAGGTGTGGGAAAAGCTGCTGTCCATCCTGGACTTCATGACCGGTCATCCCCGGCCCGGCATCTATATCCGGCAGCTGGAGATCCCCGGGGTGGACACCAAATTCATTGAAACCCACAAAGCCTGGCTGGTGAAACTGCTGACCTGTGTATTGCCGGAAACAGCTGTGGATGAAGGGATCAAAGGACCGGCCGCCTTTGAAAACCGGTTTGGTTTTCTGTCTCGGCCCACCCGGGTCCGGTTCCGGTTCCTGGATCCGGATCGGTCCATCATGGGATTGTCCGACCTGGAAATACCGGCACATGACTTTGCCCGCCTGCCCGTCCAGCCGGACACCGTCTTTATTGTGGAAAACGACATCACAGCCCTGTCATTTCCTTTTTTTCCCAACGCTCTGGTGATCTTCGGCCGGGGCTACAGCCTGTCGGTTCTATCCGAAGCCCGGTGGTTGACGAACAAACCGGTCTGGTACTGGGGGGATCTGGACACCCACGGGTTTGCCATGATCGACATGATCCGGCATTACTTTCCTCAAACCCGCTCTTTTCTCATGGATGAAGACACCCTGCTCTCCCACCCGCCTTTGTGGGGCAAAGAGCCCTCCCCGATCAACCGGGACCTGCCGCTGCTCACCCCGGATGAAGCCCGGGTCTATGATGCCCTGCGGTATCATACCCACGCTCCGAACCTGCGCCTGGAGCAGGAGCGGATCTCGTTTACCATTGTACGCCGGGCTGTAAAAGATATCCAAAGGATCTGA